A single Brevundimonas sp. SL130 DNA region contains:
- a CDS encoding AAA family ATPase, with protein sequence MTASLRLSEIRLRNWKAYQNATLQLPAAESGQVVVIGGQNGAGKTSLMEALVLGLYGRDGLSLVARAKDRRRGEASYDGFLERALNRDAGAERPMTVELVFVGGPRGRIALERVWYFSTSGRHERDDEDVRIREGDDEDLVPIPEDGREAFLRAYVSDNLLPANLASFFIFDGEHVDRLAGLDLEGQVRSAVEAMLGVPLLRQTIQDLRAYARERRRDTRETEGSDLGALRVSVNALETREDAHRNVVEATNDQLTPLREERDAIVARIGSLHGDTYASFKGLFETRERLVRDRVELQEELRRALSVDLAFALAGGPLRRTVQARLDAETLRERWLSGLQTSDARYAAFVGLLEGDLTTPDALGQLRMAWEKVWNAPPDGSALNLRHGHLGDAERHLVSRHLNLVSEAAGSRIGDLARQVQATEAAIHEVEDRIARQNGVDEMSQGLAGELRRVQGLIADLEARHRLEVEALDEARQTLAPLKQSLALQVKYHADAAPVLRRADKAERYASVLEDVIDAVVPQQMTALSDAVTQAYRALAHKDEVARIEISAGGDVRLIDERGEDLRNRDASAGETQIFALALMAAIAATAPVFPIVMDTPFARLDPRHRRNVLRHFAELGPQLILLAHPAEIGPEDLEGLGARLAPPIEVAQDQVSRVSGIRPGAPS encoded by the coding sequence ATGACAGCTAGTTTGCGCCTGTCGGAAATCCGCCTCCGGAACTGGAAGGCCTATCAGAACGCCACCCTCCAGCTGCCCGCCGCTGAAAGCGGGCAGGTGGTGGTCATCGGCGGCCAGAACGGCGCGGGCAAGACCAGTCTGATGGAAGCCCTGGTCCTGGGCCTCTACGGTCGCGACGGCCTGTCCCTTGTGGCGAGGGCCAAGGATCGTCGCCGCGGAGAAGCCTCTTATGACGGCTTTCTGGAACGGGCGCTGAACCGCGACGCCGGCGCCGAGAGGCCTATGACCGTCGAACTCGTGTTTGTGGGGGGGCCGCGAGGCCGCATCGCGCTGGAGCGGGTCTGGTATTTCTCAACGTCCGGTCGCCACGAGCGCGACGATGAAGACGTCAGGATCCGCGAGGGCGATGACGAGGACCTCGTCCCCATCCCCGAGGACGGTCGGGAGGCGTTCCTGCGCGCCTATGTGTCCGACAATCTCCTGCCGGCCAATCTGGCGTCCTTCTTCATCTTCGATGGCGAACATGTCGATCGTCTAGCGGGGCTGGACCTCGAGGGTCAGGTCCGAAGCGCGGTGGAGGCCATGCTCGGGGTTCCTCTCCTGAGGCAGACCATTCAGGACCTGCGGGCCTACGCCAGGGAGCGCCGCCGCGACACGCGCGAAACCGAGGGCTCCGACCTCGGCGCGCTGCGGGTCAGCGTCAACGCCCTTGAGACCCGCGAAGATGCCCACCGCAATGTGGTGGAAGCGACCAATGACCAGCTGACGCCGCTTCGCGAGGAGCGCGATGCGATCGTCGCCCGGATCGGGTCACTGCACGGTGATACCTACGCCAGCTTCAAGGGTCTCTTCGAAACCCGCGAGCGACTGGTCCGCGACCGTGTCGAGCTGCAGGAGGAGTTGCGTCGTGCGTTGTCGGTAGACCTGGCTTTCGCCCTGGCCGGCGGCCCCTTGCGGCGAACGGTCCAGGCCCGGCTTGACGCGGAGACCCTACGAGAGCGCTGGCTCTCCGGATTGCAGACCAGCGACGCGCGCTACGCCGCCTTCGTCGGCCTTCTGGAGGGCGACCTTACGACGCCCGATGCGCTGGGCCAGTTGCGCATGGCCTGGGAGAAGGTGTGGAACGCTCCGCCCGACGGCAGCGCGCTTAATCTGCGTCACGGTCACCTGGGCGATGCGGAACGTCATCTGGTGTCTCGCCACCTCAATCTGGTCTCCGAAGCGGCAGGATCGCGGATCGGCGACCTGGCCCGGCAGGTTCAGGCGACCGAAGCGGCGATCCATGAGGTCGAGGACCGGATCGCCCGGCAGAACGGCGTTGACGAGATGTCTCAAGGCCTGGCCGGGGAGTTACGGCGCGTCCAGGGCCTGATCGCCGATTTGGAAGCCAGACACCGTCTCGAGGTCGAGGCGCTCGACGAGGCGCGTCAGACCCTGGCGCCGCTCAAGCAGTCTCTCGCCCTGCAGGTCAAATACCATGCGGACGCCGCGCCGGTCTTGCGCCGGGCCGACAAGGCGGAACGCTATGCGAGCGTCCTGGAAGATGTCATCGACGCGGTCGTTCCGCAGCAGATGACCGCCTTGTCCGACGCCGTCACCCAGGCTTATCGCGCCCTGGCCCACAAGGACGAGGTCGCCCGGATCGAGATCTCCGCAGGCGGCGACGTCCGTCTTATCGACGAGCGCGGCGAAGATCTTCGAAACCGGGACGCCAGCGCCGGCGAAACCCAGATTTTCGCCCTCGCGCTCATGGCGGCCATCGCCGCCACCGCGCCGGTCTTTCCCATCGTCATGGACACCCCGTTCGCGCGTCTCGACCCCCGTCACCGTCGCAATGTTCTGCGTCATTTCGCG